The genomic stretch ATGGAGAACCTCACGCGCTTCTTCGGGCACCTGTTCTTCATCAATTTCGCGGTGGGTGTCGTGACGGGCATCGTGCAGGAGTTCCAGTTCGGCATGAACTGGCAGGGCTTCTCCACGTTCGTGGGGAACATCTTCGGCGTGCCGCTGGCGCTGGAGGTCCTGATGGCCTTCTTCCTGGAAAGCACCTTCCTGGGCCTGTGGTGGTTCGGCAAGGACCGCATTCCGGCGTGGGCGTCGCTGGCCAGCATCTGGATCGTCGCGCTGGGCACCAGCGTCAGCGCGTACTGGATCATCATCGCGAACGCCTGGATGCAGCATCCGGTCGGGTACACCCTCAAGGACGGCAAGGCCGTCATGACCGACTTCTGGGCGATCATGACCAATCCCAAGGGCCTGGAGTGGTTCGCGCACATCTGGACCGGCAGTCTGACCGTCGCCGCGTTCTTCGTGCTGGCCGTCAGCGCCTACCACCTGCGCCGGCAGCGGCAGACGCAGATGTTCACGGTATCGTTCCGGGTGGCGCTGATCGTGGCACTCGTCGGTTCGGCCGGCGTCGTGGCCGCCGGGCACGAGCAGGGCCAGAGTGCCGTGCGCGACCAGCCCATGAAGTACGCGGCGTTCAGCGCCCTGTGGGACACCCCAGAGGGCGGCAGCATGCCCGAGAGCCTGATCGCGCTGCCCAGCAACGCGCAGCGCGAGAACCGCTTCGAGGTGACCGTGCCGTACGTGGGGTCGCTGCTGGCCTTCAACAACCTGAGCGGCAAGGCGCAGGGCATCAACGACCTGCAACGCCAGTACGAGGCGCAGTACGGCCCCGGCAATTACATTCCGAGCGTCTGGCCGGTCTACTGGGCGTTCCGGGTGATGGTGGGCCTGGGCGGCGTGATGCTGCTGGTCAGCCTGTACTACGCGTGGCGCTGGCGGACCGGGAAACTGGCCGATCCGGGGCGGCTGTACCCGCTGCTGCTGGTCATGCCGCTCGCGCCGCACCTCGCGAACTTCAGCGGGTGGATCGCCACCGAGATGGGCCGCCAGCCGTGGATCGTGCAGGGCCTGCTGCGCACCACCGACGCCGTCAGCAGCCTCAACCCGCTGTGGGTGCTGCTGTCGCTGGCGGCCTTCTGGATCGTGTACCTGACCCTGATCGGCCTGGACCTGTTCCTGCTGACCCGCACCGCCCGCAGCGGCATTCACACGCCGGACGTCGAGTCCCCGTCCCTGCCGTCACCCACCTACCTGCCCGGAGGACAGTAAATGGACCTCGCTGCCATCTGGTTCGCGCTGATCGGCCTGACGTTCGTCATCTACTTCTTCCTAGACGGCTTCGATTTCGGCGCCGGACTGCTGCAACCCTTCATTGCCCGCAACGAGCGGGAACGCCGCGCCGTGCTCGGCACCGTCGGCCCGTTCTGGGCGGCGAACGAGGTCTGGATCATCCTGGGGGCCGGGGCGATCTTCGCGGCGTTCCCGCTGTGGTACGGCACCCTGATGACCGCCCTGTACCCGCTGTTCACCCTGATCCTGCTGGCCCTGATCGGCCGGGGCGTGGCCTTCGAGTACCGCGCCGAGGTGGACAACGTCCGCTGGCGGCAGTTCTGGGACGTGACGGCCTTCGTCTGCAACCTGCTGCCCGCCTTCCTGTGGGGCATGATCATGGCGAACATGGTGCGCGGCCTGCCCATCGACAGTGAGGCGCGCTTTCAGGGTGGCCTGAGCGCCGCGTTCAGTCTGTTCACGCTGCTGGGCGGCCTGGCCACCCTGAGCCTGTTCGTGCTGCACGGCGCGACGTTCCTGCTGCTGCGCCTGAAGGCCGACACGGACCTGCACGCCCGCGCGCGCGCCGCCGCCCTGAGCTTCGGCGGACTGGCGACCGTGCTGGTCCTGGCGTTCGTGCTGATCGGGTTCGTGCAGGAGGGCCGCTTCAATGCGCTGGGTCTGTCCGCGTGGCTGTTCCCGGCAGGCGCGGCCCTGAACCTCGCGCTGGTGTGGCTGGCGCTGACCCTGCGGCGCGACACCCTGGCGTTCCTGGCGACCGGCCTGACCATCGTGTTCTCGACCGCCACCATCTTCGTGAGCCTGTTCCCGGCCGTGCTGCCCAGCACCCTGAATCCCGCCTTCACCCTGACCGTGCAGGGCAGCGCCTCGGAACCGTACACGCTGCGCGCCCTGAGCTGGGCGGCCGGGGTGTTCCTGCCGCTGATCCTGGCGTACCAGGGCTGGAACTTCTGGGTGTTCCGTAACCGCGTGACCGGGCACGACACCGCCGACGAGGGCGAACTGGTGTACGGCCAGCACGGCGGTCAGGACGGCATTCCCGGTGATCCCAGCGCCAGTGATCCCAGCGCCGGACGCCCCGGCGACCCGGACGGCCCACCGGCCGCGCGGCAGTCCTGAACGCAGCCCGGGCCGGGAGCACCCGCCGGGCCGCTCAGCCGGTGGCGGTGAGTTCCACGATGAGCGGCGCGAAGAACGCGCGGGCCTCGGCGCTCATGCCCGGATGCGCCAGGGCCTCGTGCAGCCGCACCTGCGCCTCGGCCCGCTGACCATGCCGGGCGAGGTAGGCGGCCTCGCCTCCCATCGCCTCGGCCTCCAGGGACGGCGCGTCGCACTGCCGGGCAATCTCGCGGGCCTGCCGGAACAGGGCCTGCGGGTCGCCCGGCAGGTCCCCGGCCAGTTGCGCGTGCCCCAGGTTCAGCAGGGCGTTCCCGATCTCCCAGCGCTGCGCCGAATCCTCCGCGCGGCGCAGCACCCGGCGGCTCAGGGCGGCGCAGCGGGCGTACTGGCCGGCCAGCAGTGCGTTCCAGGCGAGTCCGGTCAGGTTCAGGGTGACGCCGTTGTGGTGACGGACCTGCTCGTGCAGGTGCAGCGCCTGCGTGAACAGCGTCTCGGCGCGGTCCAGTTCGCGCGCCTCGGAGGCGATCAGGGCCGAGGTGTTCAGCGTGTCGGCCAGCAGCAGCGGCAGTGACAGCGGCGCAGCCAGCGTCCGGGCCTGCCCGGCGTGCGCGGCGGCCGTGTCCAGGTCACCCAGGAACACGCTGCTGCGGGCCACGCCGTCCAGGGCCAGCACCAGCAGTTCGGGGGGGTGCCCGGCAGTCTGCGCCTGAAGCCGCTGGAACATCTGACGGCTGCGGACGTACTGACTGCGGCGGTGCAGGATGCGGGCGCGGATCAGTCCGGCCCGCAGCGCGACCTCGGGCCGGTCGTCCGCGCGGGCCTGCCGCTGCGCCCGGTCGGCGTGCGACTCGGCCTCGGCGTGCGCGCCCAGGTGTTGCTGCACGCCGGCCAGCGCCGCGTGCAGCTCGGCCCGTACGCTCCCGACCGACAGTTCCAGCACGCGGCTGAGCTCGTCGCGCGCGTCGTGCAGTTGCCCGCGCGCCGTGCGGTACGGCGTGACCGTGACCAGCAGCCGGGCCAGTCCGGCCGGATCGGCCCGGCCGGAACCCAGCAGACCGCCCAGCAGGGGCCGCAGTTCCGGCCAGGTGCCGTCCAGCTGCGCGAACCACGCTGCGCTGCCCGGCAGGGCGTCGCCTGCCAGCGCGGCCGCGTACGACAGGGCACTGGCCGTCAGTTCACGGTGACGGCCGGGAGCGCGGCGCACCGCCCGCTGCGCGTGGGTCTGAAACCCGGCGCTCAGGGCGTACAGGCCCGCTCCGGCGGGCAGCAGGACATGCTGATCGACCAGGGCGCGCAGCATGAACGGCGAGGCGCCCGTCAACTGCCGGGCCAGATTCATGCTGAACGGCGCGCCGCACCCCGCCAGTCCGGTCAGGACCCGGCGTTCGTATGTCCCGAACTGCGCCCAGCGGTGCCCGGCCTGCGCCGACTGCCGCAGCAGGTACGCCGATCCGGCCTGCCAGCCCAGCGTGCGCAGCGTGGACTGCGCCACCGCCAGTTGCTCCGGTTCGCCCTGCACCCACTCGCACAGGGCGTCCAGCGGGAGGAGTTCTGGAGGTGAGGCGTCCAGCTGCGGGGCCTCCGGGCCGGGGGCCGCGTCCGGGTGTTGTGCGGTGAGTTCCAGCGCGGCCCGCACCTGCCCGTCGGTCAGTGGTGGCAGGGGCAGGCAGCGTTCCTGGGGGATGTCCAGCGCGGCGTCAGCGGTCAGGATCAGGCGGCTCAGGGGGGCCATGGCGCTCAGGCGGGCCAGTCGTTGCGCGCCCAGCAGTTCCGGGGTCACGTCGTCGATCAGCAGCAGGGTGGGGCGGCGGGCCAGCAGGCGGCCCACCACCTGCTCGTCGGCGCTGGGGGCGGCCTCACCGGACAGCGCCTCGCCCAGCCGGGCCATGGCCGCCTCCGGGCTGTGCGCGCCCTGCAGGGACAGGGTGGTCACGCCACCCGCGAGGTGTCCCTGCAACTCCATCAGCAGTTGCCGGGCCAGCCGGGTACGGCCCCGTCCGGGCGGCCCGGTCAGCGTGAGGATCGGCCAGGAGTGCAGCGCACGTTCAGCCTCACGCATGGTCTGCTGCCGCCCGATCATGGGAGGCAGGCTGGGCAGGTACGGCCGGGGCAGCAGCGCCGCCACCGAGCGCGGGCCGTCCTCCTGCGCCAGCAGTTCTGCCGGGCCGAGCAGCCGCAACCGCGCCTCCAGCAGCAGCGCCTCTAGCCAGCGTTGCAGGTCGCGCGGGCAGCCCTGGGACTGCTGGGCCAGCCACGCCAGCACACCCTCGGGCAGCGGTTCGGGCGAGAGGTTGGCCGCCACGGCTTTCAGTGTCTCGGCGTTCAGTGGGGGCAGGGTGAGGGTCTCGGCGATCTGCACGTTTCCGGCGTCCTCGTTGAAACCGGTGATGACGGTGCGCGCGCAGCTCTGCAGGGACCGCATCTGCTCGCTGGTGGCCGGATCGAAGTATTCCGGCCGGTCCAGGATCAGCAGCAGCGGCCGCGCGCGGTCCTGCGCCAGCGCGGCGGCCAGTTCTGCCGGCGCGGCGTCGGTGGGCGAGCCGTCCAGCGCGGCGGTGGACCACGCGCCCAGTTCGCGCTGCACACTGGCGGGCGATCCGGTCACGCTCAGGGTGCGGTAGCCCAGGTGCCGGGCAACCACGTCGGCGTGGTTCAGAAAGCGCGTCAGGCCGCAGCCTGTGCGCGCGTGAACCCGCAGCTGACCGCCCTTCACGAAGGCGCCGCGCAGGAAGGCGGTCACGGTCTGCAGTTCGTTGTCGCGGTCCAGCAGTCGGTGATCCTGCAACGCGAAGGGATGCTGGATGTCGGTGGTAACCAGTTGCGCGCGGCCCAGTCGCTTGGCGCTGTACAGCCGCGCGTCGGCCCGGTCACGCAGACTACCCGAGGTCTGCACGCCCGGCTCGCCCAGCGCCGCCAGCCCCATGCTCAGCCGCAGGCTGCGCGGGCGGCTGCGCAGCGCCTCAAGCAGGTCCAGTGCCCAGCGCGCCATGGCGTCCACACCCGCGCCACTCAGGACCGCGAACTCGTCGCCGCCCAGTCGGTAGGCTTCCCAGTCGGGCGGCAGGTAGGCGCGCAGGGTCAATCCCACGGCCCGCAGCGCCTCATCACCCGCCGCGTGCCCGAAGGTGTCGTTCAGGGTCTTGAGGTGGTCGAGGTCGCACAGCAGCAGCGTGCAGCGGCCGGACGCGACTTGCATGTTCAGGTCCCGCTGAAACTGGGCCCTCAGGTGCAGACTGGTCAGCTCGTCACGCAACGACTGGGTGTGGGTCACGCTCAGTAGCATACCGGTCAGAGTGGTTGCGTCCACACCAGATCGCCACACCCGCCACACCCGTTGCCGGGCAGACCGGACGCGCCCGCCGCCCTTGCTCGTCACGTGACGAGCAAGGGCGCGGCAGATCAGGGCCACAGCAGCCACGCGGCACGCCCAGGAACCCATACAGGCACCGGGACGGCAGCCGTGGCTTCAGCACTCGCCATCCCCCCGCCGACGTGCTCGTCATGTGACGAGCAGAGCGGCAGGCTTCGGCCGCTCATGGCCCGGTGGGCGGCCACCACAGGACAGTCGGCCCTGAACGGCCACCGGGCACCCGGTATGAACGGCGCGCAGGGCCTAGCATGCGGGCATGATCGTCGCCTTCGTCAATCCCCGCTCGACCCTGCTGCATGCGGAGGCAGGCAGCGAGACCGACCGCCGCTCGACCGGCCTGAACACCCTGCTGCGACAGGCGGAGCTGATTCCGGTCACGGACCTGGACGAGGAGGGGCTGCTGGCCGTCCCGGCGGCCTTCACGTCGTGGCAGGTGCTGCTGCGCGGCGCGGTGGTCATCGGCCCGGACGGACTGGAGGACGAGGGCTGGCGGCGCCTGAGCCTCGAAGCGCAGCGCCGCTCCGAGCAGGCCGTCACGCTGGCCCATCAGGCGGCCCGGCACGTCGATCAACTGGGACAGCTGGGGATGGACGTCACGCTGGTCAGTCGCAGCGGCGCCCCCCTGATGGTGCGGATCAGCCACCCGCACGGGCTGGAACTGGCGCTGCGTCAGGCGGCAACGGCCCTGCACGAGTGGCTGGCCGACGGCCCGCTGAGCAGCGCGCTGACCCTGGAAGTCACGCCCGACACGGTCACGGTCCTGCCGCGTGACATCCGGGTCGAGGGCGCCGTGAACTACGTGCTGGGCCAGCTGAGCGGCGTCACCCTGACCGTGGGGGTCAGCGCCGAACACTCCGACCGCGCCTTCATGGCCCTGTGCGACTACGCCCTGCTGCCCGGCGACAGCCAGCTGCTGGAACAGACCACCCAGGCAGACGAGCCGGACGACCTGGACTGAAGCGCCCCCGGGACGTGGAGCTGGCAATTCGGAATGTCACCGGACTGCCCGTGAAACAGACGGCAGGCCGCATGACCCACCGCCCATCTGAACCCATCTGAATAGGGGCAGGTCGGCACCCGTGACGTTGGAACCTGAAGGAACTGTTCCACACCGGACGCACCGGGGCCGTTAGACTGTGAGGCATGTTGCACGGATTCCCCAGCAGGTACGCGGCCCCTGCACAGGGAGTCGCCCCCTGAGCACCCCGCAGCCCCCGCAGAAACGTGACCCGGAGTGCGGGCCGGACACGGCCGCGCGTGACGGACAGAACGGACGGGCACGCCTCGCGGTCGACCGGGACGGAATCATCCGGTACGCCGAGCCGGACGCGCAGCAGATTCTGGCCGTGACCGTCAGTGCCGGAGGCGACCTGCGCACCCTGATGCCCGGCTGGCAGCCGTGGCTGGACGCGGCAGACGCCCTGCTGTCAGCACAGGTGACCGACATTCCGGAACTGCTGTTGCCGGGGCAGGGCAGCGTGCGGATTGAACGGCTGCCGCCCCCCGTCCCGTCCAGCCTCACCGGAACCGCGCCGGACGACGGGGAGAGCCTGCTGTGGTTCACGGTCGGTCACGCCGGA from Deinococcus seoulensis encodes the following:
- a CDS encoding cytochrome ubiquinol oxidase subunit I — translated: MNEILGLSTLDLSRFQFATTSIFHYFFVPFTVGFALIIAILQTIAFRSRDPNMENLTRFFGHLFFINFAVGVVTGIVQEFQFGMNWQGFSTFVGNIFGVPLALEVLMAFFLESTFLGLWWFGKDRIPAWASLASIWIVALGTSVSAYWIIIANAWMQHPVGYTLKDGKAVMTDFWAIMTNPKGLEWFAHIWTGSLTVAAFFVLAVSAYHLRRQRQTQMFTVSFRVALIVALVGSAGVVAAGHEQGQSAVRDQPMKYAAFSALWDTPEGGSMPESLIALPSNAQRENRFEVTVPYVGSLLAFNNLSGKAQGINDLQRQYEAQYGPGNYIPSVWPVYWAFRVMVGLGGVMLLVSLYYAWRWRTGKLADPGRLYPLLLVMPLAPHLANFSGWIATEMGRQPWIVQGLLRTTDAVSSLNPLWVLLSLAAFWIVYLTLIGLDLFLLTRTARSGIHTPDVESPSLPSPTYLPGGQ
- a CDS encoding diguanylate cyclase, translating into MTHTQSLRDELTSLHLRAQFQRDLNMQVASGRCTLLLCDLDHLKTLNDTFGHAAGDEALRAVGLTLRAYLPPDWEAYRLGGDEFAVLSGAGVDAMARWALDLLEALRSRPRSLRLSMGLAALGEPGVQTSGSLRDRADARLYSAKRLGRAQLVTTDIQHPFALQDHRLLDRDNELQTVTAFLRGAFVKGGQLRVHARTGCGLTRFLNHADVVARHLGYRTLSVTGSPASVQRELGAWSTAALDGSPTDAAPAELAAALAQDRARPLLLILDRPEYFDPATSEQMRSLQSCARTVITGFNEDAGNVQIAETLTLPPLNAETLKAVAANLSPEPLPEGVLAWLAQQSQGCPRDLQRWLEALLLEARLRLLGPAELLAQEDGPRSVAALLPRPYLPSLPPMIGRQQTMREAERALHSWPILTLTGPPGRGRTRLARQLLMELQGHLAGGVTTLSLQGAHSPEAAMARLGEALSGEAAPSADEQVVGRLLARRPTLLLIDDVTPELLGAQRLARLSAMAPLSRLILTADAALDIPQERCLPLPPLTDGQVRAALELTAQHPDAAPGPEAPQLDASPPELLPLDALCEWVQGEPEQLAVAQSTLRTLGWQAGSAYLLRQSAQAGHRWAQFGTYERRVLTGLAGCGAPFSMNLARQLTGASPFMLRALVDQHVLLPAGAGLYALSAGFQTHAQRAVRRAPGRHRELTASALSYAAALAGDALPGSAAWFAQLDGTWPELRPLLGGLLGSGRADPAGLARLLVTVTPYRTARGQLHDARDELSRVLELSVGSVRAELHAALAGVQQHLGAHAEAESHADRAQRQARADDRPEVALRAGLIRARILHRRSQYVRSRQMFQRLQAQTAGHPPELLVLALDGVARSSVFLGDLDTAAAHAGQARTLAAPLSLPLLLADTLNTSALIASEARELDRAETLFTQALHLHEQVRHHNGVTLNLTGLAWNALLAGQYARCAALSRRVLRRAEDSAQRWEIGNALLNLGHAQLAGDLPGDPQALFRQAREIARQCDAPSLEAEAMGGEAAYLARHGQRAEAQVRLHEALAHPGMSAEARAFFAPLIVELTATG
- the cydB gene encoding cytochrome d ubiquinol oxidase subunit II, translated to MDLAAIWFALIGLTFVIYFFLDGFDFGAGLLQPFIARNERERRAVLGTVGPFWAANEVWIILGAGAIFAAFPLWYGTLMTALYPLFTLILLALIGRGVAFEYRAEVDNVRWRQFWDVTAFVCNLLPAFLWGMIMANMVRGLPIDSEARFQGGLSAAFSLFTLLGGLATLSLFVLHGATFLLLRLKADTDLHARARAAALSFGGLATVLVLAFVLIGFVQEGRFNALGLSAWLFPAGAALNLALVWLALTLRRDTLAFLATGLTIVFSTATIFVSLFPAVLPSTLNPAFTLTVQGSASEPYTLRALSWAAGVFLPLILAYQGWNFWVFRNRVTGHDTADEGELVYGQHGGQDGIPGDPSASDPSAGRPGDPDGPPAARQS